A genomic stretch from Corvus cornix cornix isolate S_Up_H32 chromosome 9, ASM73873v5, whole genome shotgun sequence includes:
- the AGTR1 gene encoding type-1 angiotensin II receptor, with the protein MIPNYSSEETVKRIHVDCPVSGRHSYIYIMVPTVYSIIFIIGIFGNSLVVIVIYCYMKLKTVASIFLLNLALADLCFLITLPLWAAYTAMEYQWPFGNCLCKLASAGISFNLYASVFLLTCLSIDRYLAIVHPVQSRIRRTMFVARITCVAIWLLAGVASLPVIIHRNIFFAENLNMTVCGFRYESNNTTLRVGLGLSKNLLGFLIPFLIILTSYTLIWKTLKKAYQIQKNKTRNDDIFKMIVAIVFFFFFSWIPHQVFTFLDVLIQLHVITDCKITDIVDTAMPFTICIAYFNNCLNPFFYVFFGKNFKKYFLQLIKYIPPNVSAHPSLTTKMSSLSYRPPENICLHTKKTAGPFNTD; encoded by the coding sequence ATGATTCCAAATTACTCTTCTGAAGAAACTGTTAAACGAATCCATGTTGACTGTCCCGTTTCAGGAAGGCACAGCTACATCTACATTATGGTTCCAACCGTTTACAGCATCATCTTTATCATAGGCATATTCGGGAACAGCCTGGTTGTTATTGTCATTTACTGCTACATGAAACTAAAAACAGTAGCCAGCATCTTTCTTCTCAACCTGGCACTGGCTGACTTGTGCTTTTTGATAACTCTGCCCCTCTGGGCAGCCTACACAGCCATGGAGTACCAGTGGCCTTTTGGCAACTGTTTGTGCAAGTTGGCATCGGCGGGGATAAGTTTCAACCTCTACGCCAGCGTGTTCCTGCTCACGTGCCTCAGCATCGACCGCTACCTGGCCATCGTGCACCCGGTGCAGTCGCGGATCCGCCGGACCATGTTTGTAGCCCGAATAACCTGCGTTGCCATCTGGCTTCTCGCCGGCGTGGCCAGCTTGCCCGTCATCATTCACCGCAACATCTTCTTTGCTGAGAACTTGAACATGACAGTCTGTGGGTTTCGCTATGAAAGCAATAACACGACGCTCCGGGTTGGATTAGGTTTATCCAAAAATCTGCTGggctttttaattccttttctgaTCATATTAACAAGCTACACCTTAATTTGGAAGACTCTGAAGAAGGCGTATCAAATCCAAAAAAATAAGACTCGAAATGATGATATTTTTAAGATGATTGTGGcaatagtatttttcttcttcttttcctggatTCCTCATCAAGTGTTCACTTTTCTGGATGTGTTGATTCAATTACATGTAATAACAGACTGCAAAATCACCGATATTGTAGATACGGCTATGCCCTTCACCATTTGTATCGCTTACTTTAACAACTGTCTGAATCcttttttctatgttttctttggaaaaaactttaaaaaatacttccttcAGCTAATAAAATACATCCCACCGAATGTCAGTGCACATCCAAGCCTAACAACCAAAATGAGCTCCCTGTCCTATCGGCCACCAGAAAATATCTGCTTGCACACTAAAAAGACTGCTGGGCCTTTCAACACCGATTGA